Within Coprobacter tertius, the genomic segment CGCCCGAAGAAAAGATGTAAAATTTCTCTTCGAAACGAATGTAGGTGCTGGTCTCCCCATTATAAATACGATAAATAACCTGATAAACAGCGGAGACAAAATACTACGCATAGAAGCTGTCGTATCGGGAACACTCAATTACATTTTCAATGTAATCAGTGAAAATACCCCGTTAAGTAAAGCAATAAAAATGGCACAGGAAGCTGGATACAGTGAACCCGATCCGCGTGTCGACCTCAGTGGTCAAGACGTAATACGAAAACTTGTTATACTGGCTCGTGAAGCCGGATATAAAGTTGAACAGGAAGACGTAGAAAAACATTTATTTATTCCCGATAAATATTTTAGAGGATCTCTCGAAGAATTTTGGACAAATATTCCACAACTCGACCCGACTTTCGAAAAAAAGAGAAAAGAAGTCGCCAATGCCGGGAAACGGTTCCGTTTCGTAGCAAGTCTCGAGAATGGGAAAACATCGGTAGGATTACAAACCGTAGATGACAAACATCCTTTTTATCATCTTGAAGGCAGTAATAACGTAATTTTACTTACAACCGAGCGTTATAATGAATACCCCATGGTTATTAAAGGATACGGTGCAGGAGCCATGGTAACAGCCGCCGGCGTATTCGCCGATATTATAAGTATCGCGAATATCCGGTAAAATAAATTTTTAATCATCTCCGGCAACGGTTTTCCGATATGCCGGACTTAATAAATCGGAAAATGAAATACATTATTGTATTGGGTGACGGTATGGCCGATGAGCCGATCGCATCTCTCGGAAATAAGACTCTTTTACAGGCAGTTGATACTCCTTATATGGACATGCTCGCCCAAAAAGGACGCAACGGATTACTTGAAACCGTACCTTCCGGTTATCACCCCGGAAGCGAGATTGCAAATCTTTCGGTTCTGGGCTACGACCTCGATGAGGTTTTCGAAGGACGGGGATCCCTCGAAGCTGCCAGTATGGGTATAGATATTGAAGAAAATGAAATTGCTATGAGGTGTAACCTCGTATGCATAGAAAACAATCTATTAAAAAATCATTCCGCCGGGCATATTTCAAATGAAGAATCGTGGGAACTCATCCGTTATCTCCAAAAGAATCTGGGAGGAGACGACGTTAATTTCTTCCCTGGTGTTTCATACCGTCATTTATTGAAAATGAAAGAAGGAAGCAAATTTATCAAATGTATCCCACCTCACGACGTACCGGGAACTCCTTTCAGAGACATTCTGATAAAGGCAGAAAAACCGGAAGGTCTTAGGACAGCCGACAGGCTAAACAACCTGATATTCAAATCGCAAGAAATTCTCCAAAATCATCCGGTAAATCAGAAACGAATAGCCGAAGGAAAAGATCCGGCAAATAGTATCTGGCCCTGGTCTCCGGGAAACAAGCCCCGAATGAAAAGTTTGTCGGAACTCTACGGTATAAAAAACGGAGTGGTTATTTCAGCCGTGGATCTCATTCGGGGAATCGGAATATACGCAGGACTGAAACCTATAAACGTCGAAGGCGCTACCGGATTGTATACCACAAACTACGAAGGAAAAGCCGATACCGCCCTCGAAGCTTTAAAAACAAACGATTTCGTTTTTCTTCACGTAGAAGCCAGTGATGAAGCAGGCCATGAAGGAGATATCGAACTTAAAATGAAAACGATCGAATACCTCGATCGACGTCTTCTGAAAAGAATAATTGAAGGGGCACCGTCGTTGGGAGAACCTCTTACGATAGGCCTCTTACCCGATCATCCTACACCGTGCCGTTTACGTACCCATACCGCTATGCCGGTACCTTTTGTTATTTATAAACCCGGGACTACTGGCGATGAAGTAAAAAACTTCGATGAAATCAGTGCCAACAAAGGCATATACGGCACCTTATCTAAAGATATGTTTATCAAAGAATTTTTTAAACAACTCTAAATACAATGTTATATTACAGTACAAACAAACAGGTAAAAGAAGCCACACTGGAAGAGGCCGTTGTAAAAGGCCTCGCCGGAGATAAAGGCTTGTATATGCCGGAGAAAATAAAGAGGCTTCCCGATGCATTTTACCACAATATCGGAGAAATGACATTTCAGGAAATCTCCTTTATTGTAGCAGAGGCATTTTTTGGCGATGATGTAGAAGCTGATGTATTGAAAGAAATCGTATATGATACTCTGAATTTCGATACACCTCTGGTAAACGTAAAAGACAACCTGTATAGTCTGGAGTTATTTCATGGCCCCACTCTTGCCTTTAAAGATGTAGGCGCCCGCTTTATGGCCCGCCTCTTGGGATATTTTACCAAAAATAAAAAACAAAAGGAGATAAATGTGCTGGTAGCTACATCGGGAGATACCGGGAGTGCCGTTGCAAACGGATTTTTGGCAGTAAAAGGAATAAATGTATATGTCCTGTATCCTAAAGGAAAAGTAAGTGAAATACAGGAAAAACAATTTACCACTCTCGGACAAAATATTACAGCCATTGAAATCGATGGTACATTCGACGATTGCCAAGCACTGGTAAAATCGGCATTCTCTGACGAAGAACTCAACACAAAGATAAAATTAACTTCGGCCAATTCGATAAATATCGCCCGTTTTCTCCCACAGGCTTTTTATTACTTTTACGCTTACGCACAACTGGAGCGACAAAATAAAAATAAAAACGTAGTCGTTAGCGTCCCCAGTGGGAATTTCGGAAACATTACAGCAGGCCTTTTTGCAAAAAAAATGGGACTGCCGATAAAACGTTTTATTGCAGCCAATAACCGGAACGATATTTTTCTGAATTATCTCTTAACAGGATGCTATACTCCTAAACCATCGATAGCAACGATTGCTAACGCAATGGATGTAGGAGATCCCAGCAATTTCGCACGTATACTCGATCTTTACAAATACTCACACAACGCAATTTGTAACGACATTAGCGGCTACAGTTATACCGATGAAGAAATCATGAAAACTGTTGCCGAAACCTACCGGGAAACAGGTTATTTGCTCGACCCACACGGAGCATGCGGATATCAGGCTCTTATAGACGGATTATGTCCGGACGAAACAGGCATTTTCCTGGAAACAGCTCATCCGGCAAAATTTCTCGATACAGTAGAAAATATTATCGATGATAAAATCACCGTGCCTATAAAATTACAGGAATTTATGCAAGGAGAGAAAAAAAGTATCGAACTTACTACGGATTTTATACCCTTTAAAAAATTTCTGCTCAGCAGATAACAAACTTTATCAACAGGTTATCGACAATTCTCGTTAACTTGTTGATAATGGTTAAACCGAATAATCCTCAACGATTAAGAATACGGTTACGGGCATTATCAGCCTTACAGGCTTTTGATTTTCCAACCCTTTTACCAGACGGAGATTTATGATTTCTTCCCGATGAAATCTTTTTCCCTGCGTTTTTATGATGACGACCGTTTTGTTTCAATCTATTAGTTTTTATTACCAAACACAAAGATATGAAATAAGGAAAATAACACAATATGTCCCATAAAGAATCAACACCATTCATGAAAACAATTATTCTGGCCGACAACCAGGCTATCAGCCGAGAAGGATTGAGGCATCTGATTGCAGAAATACTTCCCGATATAATACCATCGGAAAGTAATAGCAAAAAAGAATTACTCTCACTTTTATCTTCTCAACCCGAGGCAACCGTGATACTCGATTATACACTTTTCGATTTTTCGGGACCAGAAGAACTTATTAATATATGCGAACGATATACCGATTCTTCTTGGCTGTTATTTTCGGACGAACTAAGTGACGATTTCATCAACCGCATCGTAATAAACCACCGTTTCGGTTTTCTGCTTAAAGACTGTTCTAAAGAAGAGATATTGCTGGGATTGCAAAAGACTCTTTCAGGACATCGCTATATCTGTAACGAAATAAGCAATCAACTAATATCGAAAAACAATACGAGCATTCGGGCAGAACGGCTTACTGCAACCGAGACAGAAATACTGAAACAAATCGCTCTCGGCAATTCTACCAAAGAAATCGCAACCATACGACATCTGAGTTTTCATACGGTTAATACTCACCGGAAAAATATTTTCAGGAAAATAAATGTAAATAACATGCATGAGGCTACTAAATACGCCATGAGAGCCGGCATTATCGATATTGCCGAATATTGTATATAAACCTAATATTCAGGATTCATTGTCTTTCCAATAAAATAGCTTATATTTGTCAGCGATTTAAGGTGAGGATTTGTCGTAACGACAATTATCCTAAAAGGGAATCCGGTGAAAGTCCGGAACTGTACCCGCAGCTGTGATCTTCTAAAAAAGTATCGAAGCCCTGCTTAAGCCACTGCCGTAATACCGGTGGGAAGGTTCTTTCGATATGAAGACAGTCAGAAAACCTGCCTGAAAATCATTACTGATTCGAGACTTCGGGTAAAGGTCGGGAATAGGAGGTCACAACGTATTAAATACGTTTAAAAAACACATTTTATAACTTCCTTTCTTCATATTTTATCCGATCTTCTTTAATAAAAAACTAATTAACGGATAAAAGATATGAAAAAAAACAGACTCTCTTTATTATTTTTTTATTTGACATTAACATTCGCTTTTACTTCATGCAGCGATGACGAACCCAAACCCGAACCTTCAGAAAAACCTTTCGCAGGAATATACGTACTTAATACGGGAAGTTATCCGGCTAATAACTCCAATCTCTTTTTTTACAATTCCAATACGCAGATAGCCACAAAAGACATTTTTAACGCCGTAAACAACCAAGCTCTCGGAAAAACGGGAAACAACATGATCGTATACGGATCGAAAATGTATATTGCCATGACCGACCAGAATGCCATATACGTGACCGACCGAAAAAGTAAATTGTTGAAAACGATCGAAACATTAGAGAAACCTCGTTACTTCACCTCGGACAACGGAAAAGTTTACGTATCTTCTTTTACCGGCGTAGTAGCTTGTATCGATACAACGGAAATGCAGATTAAAAAGGAAATCCCAGTAGGGAAATATCCCGAACAAATTGTAATTTCCAATAATAAACTTTATGTGGCAAACTCGGATTACACATACGATCAAAGTCAGAAAACCGTATCGGTTGTCGACCTGACTAACGATACGGAAAATAAAATTGAAGTGGCCGTTAATCCGGCATACCTGGCTAAGAACAGTGCCGGAAACATTTATGTACTCGCTTTGGGTAATTTCTATGCGAACATTCCCGCCGCATTATATAAGATCGATGCATCGAACAATGTAACACCGATGAATATCACCGCTACGGAAATGACAATATGCAACGACAAACTTTACTTACTGAATACCGTTTACGATGAAACCGGATCTTCTTCTACGATCACCGTATTCGACACTCGAACCGATGCGGTAATACCTAACGCCTTTATCAAAGATTATTCCGTATTCAGTTCATCTCCTTATAAACTGAGTGCCGATGAAGTGTCCGGCGACATTTATATAACTTCACAAGGAACAGAAGGAGGAGAAGTATATATCTTCGACAGTAACGGGAATTTGAAAAAGAAAATGAGTACCGGTGGCGATTATCCCGTTTGTACGGTCAACGTCAGATGACTTGAATAAAAAATTTAAAATTCAAGATTAATATAAATCGGATTCTAAGTCACGAGAATTACCCAGATTTCCTAACTAAATGATTTACAACATGAAAAAATTAATCCTTCATTGGCCTGTCTTTATTCTTTTGGTCTTGTCATTATCGTGTCAAAACAAAAAAACAACTGAGAATGAGACGACTGCAGCCGGTACACATCTTTCATATGCAGAAGGGTTTAAAGTAAACCGGGGAGAAGGATATACCGAAGTGATTGTAAATGACCCATGGAAACCCGGACACATATTGCACCGTTATATTCTCGTACCACGGGAGAAGGATTTACCTGAAACTCTACCGGAAGGGACCTTGATTAGAACCCCACTCGAACGAGTATCGGTATTCTCTTCGGTACATTGCAGCCTGCTCGATGAATTAGGCGCTATCGAGAAAATAACCGGCGTATGCGACTCGAAATACATCGCTATTCCTTACATACAAAACGGATTAAGTATCGGTAGTATTTCCGATTTGGGGGTATCCATGTCTCCCGATGTAGAAAAAATCATCGATCTTAAAACCGAAGCCGTATTCGTTTCTCCCATGCAGAATATGGGATACGGCCGTTTAGAAAAGATAAGAGTCCCCCTTATCGAATGCAGTGATTATATGGAAACTTCACCGCTGGGTCGTGCGGAATGGATAAAATTTTTGGGATTATTTTTTGGAAAAGAACAAAAAGCCGATTCTCTTTTCAAGGCAATAGAAAACCGTTATAACACATTAAAAAAAGAAATTCCGACAACTCCCGAGAAAAAACCGACAGTGATTTCAGAAATGAAAACCGGGTCGGCCTGGTATGTACCCGGCGGACATAGTTACATGGCTCGTCTTTTTGCGGATGCGGGTGCCGACTATATTTGGGCGGACAATGACCAAAGCGGATCGATAGCTTTACCGTTCGAATCGGTATTCGAAAAAGGGAAGGAGGCTGATTTTTGGTTGATAAAATATAACCGGGCTCAAGAAATGTCTTATAATGACTTAAAAGACGAATATCCCCCTTATACCAATTTCGATGCATTTAAAAAAGGCAATATTTTTACCTGCAATACCGGGAAAGTACCATTTTATGAACGTATCCCCCTGCATCCAGACGAATTATTGAGTGACCTTATAAAAATATTTTATCCCGGGTCTCTGGCAAACGATACCTTACGATATTTTAATCCGATGAAAAAATGAAAAATCGTTTTGCTGGCCGCTGGAAATATCTGATCCCCCTGATCATTATTATCACTATTCTGATAATAAGCAATTTGGTAATTGGTTCAGTACACATTCCCATACGGGACATATGGGCCATCATTACCGGGGGCGAAAGTGAAAAAAGCAGTTGGGCGTTTATCATTTTACAATCGCGTTTACCACAAACAATAACCGCATTATTTTGCGGATCGGCACTGGCTGTTTCGGGACTTCTGCTACAAACTGTCTTTAATAATCCACTGGCAGGACCATCGATTCTCGGAATCAATACCGGAGCCAGTTTGGGGGTTGCCATCGTCATGTTATTATTCGGTGGAAGCATAGGAACCTCAGGTAGTATTACGTTATCGGGCAGTTTGGCTGTCGTTTTCGGTGCATTTATCGGCGCCGGCCTTATTCTATCGATTATTCTCTTTTTCTCTACTCTGGTACGCAGTAATATCATGTTACTTATTATCGGTATCATGATCGGATATATCGCCTCTTCGGTAATATCGCTCATTAACTTTTACGCAACAGCCGAAGGAGTTTATTACTACACATTATGGGGAATGGGCGATTTTTCGGGAGTATCACTCCCCCAACTTCCCTTTTTCTGCATATCGATTACGGCCGGCCTTATTTTAGCCTTGTTATTAATAAAACCGTTGAACGCTTTATTATTAGGTGAACGGTATGCCGAAAACCTCGGTGTTCCCATTCGCCGAACACGGTGGATATTACTTGTATGCACAGGAATTCTAACCGCAACGGCTACTGCTTTTTGCGGCCCGGTTTCATTTATCGGACTGGCTGTGCCTCACATGGCACGATTATTATTAGGTACCTCAAATCATAATATCCTGCTACCGATGACATTGCTAACAGGAGGAGCTGTCGCCTTGTTATGCAACCTCATCTGCGTTCTTCCAGGTGAAACAGGTATTTTGCCACTAAATGCTATTACCCCCATTTTAGGTGCTCCTGTCATCATTTATGTAATCATTAATCAAAAGAAAATACAATATTTTCACTAATGAGAAAAAAGCCCGTCATAACAGCACAAAATATAAGTATCGGATACCGACAAGAAAGAAAAAAAGAATCTCCGTTACATCGGGATCTTTCTTTTTTTCTCTACCAGGGAGAACTAACCTGTTTACTCGGACCGAACGGAGCGGGAAAATCAACATTACTACGCACCTTAAACAGGGCACAGCCTCCCCTACAAGGAGAAATCTTAATCGGAGAAAAATCATTACGTGAATACAGTGAAAAAGAACTATCCCGTTTGATAGGAGTCGTCCTCACTGATAAAACCTATGCCGGAGGATTAACGGTTTATGAGCTGGTATCTTTGGGAAGGCATCCGCATACCGGTTTTTTCGGAAAGCTATCTATCCATGACGACCGGATAATACAAGAAGCCATGGAACAAACCGGAATTACCTCTAAAGCGAACGAATACATCGGACGACTATCTGATGGGGAACGACAAAAGGCTATGATTGCCAAAGCTCTGGCTCAGGAATGTCCGATCGTATTACTCGATGAACCAACCGCATTTCTCGATATTCCCAGCCGAATAGAAATTATGAGTTTATTGCGTCGTATAGCAGGCGAACAAGGAAAAACAATACTAATGTCGACGCACGACACCGAACAAGCCTTATCTTTAGCCGACCGTCTTTGGTTACTTTCCCGCAAAGAAGGTCTCAATACGGGATTTACCGAAGACATGATTCTTTCGGGCAGGGTAGAACACCTGTTCGATCATCCCGGTATAACATTCGACCGGACCAACGGTAGTTTTCATGCCGGTTTACAAAAAGAAAAAGGCACCGAAATTACATTACATGCCGATGCAGAACCCAAATACTGGATCAGAAACGCACTGGAAAGAAACGGTTATCATATCAACGAAAATAAAAATAACCCGAATACAATAAACATTACAGCAATTTCTTCCCAGGAAATAATCTTAGAATTTCAAAATCATTCAGTACAATCGACTTCTGTTGAAGAAACAATCGACAAACTAAATGAAATCAATGCTTGTAATTCGTTAAAGTCTCTACCATCATTCGGGCAGCATTAGCAGGAGCACCCGGTTTCCCGAGCTTTTCAGCAACCAATCTGTATCCCAGCAACATTTTGCGGCGACCTTCGCCCTCATACAGTATTTTTCCGAGTTCTTTTCGTACGTTCTCCACAGTAAACAAATGGACTAATAACTCGGGGACTATTTCTTCATCGGCGATAAGGTTTACCAGCGAAACGAAACGGACATGCAGTATTCTTTTAAAAAGCCTGTATGTAAATTTTCCCCCTCCCATATGATAACACACGACTTGAGGCACGTTGAATAAGGCTGTTTCTAAAGTAGCCGTTCCCGATGTCACCAAAGCAGCCGAAGCCTGTTGTAACAAACGAAATGTGCTGTTAAAAACAACCGAAACATTTTTTCCCTCAGTAAACTGATTATAATATTCAGGCTCAATACCGGGAGCCCCGGCAACAATCATCTGAAAATCGGGAAAAGAAGAAGCCGCCTCAATCATTTTAGGTAGGTTTTCGGCAATTTCAGCTCTCCGACTTCCTGCCAATAACGCAATAACCGGCTTATCGGGAAGATTATTTCCCAATATAAAAGCATCGAATGTTTCATCGGCAAAAGGCCGTTCCGAAATTTCATCGACAGTAGGATTACCCACATAATCGATTTTATACCCGTGATTTTTATAAAAAGGAACCTCAAAAGGTAAAATAGAGTACATCTTATCGACATACCGTTTTATACTTTTTATACGATACTCCTTCCAAGCCCATATCTTCGGCGAAATATAATAAAATACGGGAATACCCAGCATTTCTTTCACGTATTTCGCTATTTTCAAGTTAAAACTGGGATAATCGATCAGGATAAGTACATCGGGATGCCATCGGGTAATATCTTTACGACATAAAGCCAAATTTTCAAATACTTTATTCAAATTCAAGAAAACCTGAACAAATCCCATATATGCCATTTCCCGATAATGTTTTACCAGTGCCCCCCCCTGTGCGGCCATAAGATCTCCACCGAAAAAACGAAACTCGGCATCTTTGTCCTCCTCTTTCAACGCGCGCATCAGAGCAGATGCATGTAAATCACCAGAGGCTTCACCGGCTATCAGATAATATTTCATAAATGCAAAACTTATCGATTACTTTATTTACAAATATACATTAAAGAAACGAAATCGGAAACGGAACCGAGCGATAAACACGATCAATAAAACATTCCTCCGTTTTTTCTTTATTACCGCTTGTACAATAACCGGGATATAAAATCGTTTATAATACTATGAAACGAATGCTTTTTTATCCCGTCATATTTATTTGTTCCCTACTGATCATGCTGCAGGGATGTTTCGATGACGAATTTACCACTAATCCGGCTAACCGTCTCAGTTTTTCTACCGATTCGGTAAAATTCGATACCATTTTCACCGAGAAAGGTACAGCAACGATGCGTTTCACGGTGTATAACCGGTCAAAAAAAGCCCTTAAAATATCCTCGATTACTCTTGCCGATGCCGAAAACTCAGGATTTTATATTAATGTAGACGGCCGTCCCGGACCCGACCTGTCCGACGTCATCGTATGGGAAAAAGACAGCATTATGATTTTTGTAAAAGCCAATGTAAATCCCACTCATAAAGACCTTCCCCAACAGATTAAAGATTCGATCGTATTTATTACAAACGGAGTACGACAAGACGTGAAATTGGAAGCCTACGGCTGGGATGCCATTGTCATGAAAGGGAAAGAACTCCCCGCAGGAAATACGACATTAAATGGAAACAAACCGTATCTTATTTACGATAGCCTCGTCGTAACCCCCGAAGCGACCCTCACTTTACAACCGGGGGCCAAACTCTTTTTCTACGATAAAGCGATGTTGCTGGTAAAAGGACGACTTGCTGCAGAAGGCACGGCACAAAATCCCGTACAATTTAGAGGTTATCGCCTGGATAAACTCTTCTCGAACCTGCCATACGATTATCTGGCCGGACAATGGGGCGGAATCAGATTCTTCAAGGACAGTTACGAAAACAAAATGAATCAGGTGAGGATGAGAGGTTCGAGCTACGGCATCGCAATCGACTCTTCCGATATCGACCGAACAAAACTCATTCTCAGCAACTCGGTAATACATAATTCCGCGACCGATCTCGTACAATCGAATTTCAGTAATATAAAAGCCTGGAACTGTCAGTTTTCAAACGCAGGAGGTGCTCTTATTCATCAAATCGGCGGGCGATCGGAATTTATTCACTGTACTTTGGCAAATTACTATAATTTCGACATTATCTCTTCGGCAATTCTCTCTTTCGAACATTTGATTGATGAAGGAACCAGTAATGTATCTGCAAATGCGACTTTCAAAAATTGTATTATTACAGGGAGCTACAGCCTGCTCTCCCCCACAGAAATAACAGATTCCGATATATCGTTCCTCAACTGCCTATTTAATGTAAAAGGTTCTGATGACCAAAATTTCAGGGAGTGCGTTTGGGAAGCCGATCCTAAATTTATCAACACCGGAAAAGATTATATTTTCGATTATCACATCGGAGAAGGCTCGGACGCTATAGGTAAAGGGAATCCCCAATTCTTGAATGCCGACTTGCGCTATGATCTCGAAGGTCATCTACGTCCGCAAGGGACAAACCCCGATTTAGGCGCTTATCAATATATAGAAAAAATAGAATAACACATTTGAATCAGGCAAGTTCGAGCCCGAATTTATCGGCAAATTGCTGAACATACGGATTTTTCCGGGCCATCAAATTTAACTTTTCTCGTTGACTGAAAGCTTTTTGCCGCTCTTGTCTTTGACTTTCTCTAACTGAAATCGCAATATGCGTATTTTTCAGTGTATTTTTTAAAAAAGTCATTAGTTGAGTTCCCTTAGCCTGCATCAAATCTAACTGAGCCTGATTATCTACAACAACTTCGAAATGAGTAGGATCGGTCATCACAGGACGGCAACTAATCATTGTATTTACCAAAACAGTTTCAGAAGGGATTGTCTTGGTAAACTGTATCCATGCACGCTGAAGATCATCATTCGAGAACGATTCGTTCATCTCTACGAGTTGCGCCTCTTTCGGCTTGTTATCTTCTTTAATTCCCTGAGGCTTTTTTATCGAGATTGTAGGCGGAGCCATACGTGTAACCGCCGTCTTTGAAATCGCCGCAGCCGGTTCGGGAACCGGAACAACCGCCTTCCTTTCTACCGGCTCGGAAACAGTTTGAGAGACTTGCTTCGAAATTCCGGCCTGAGGCTCGGCTACAGAGCCGCGATTATCGATTGTACCGGTTTTCGTACCGGCTATTCCACCTTCTGGATTAGAAGATCGGGAAGGAGATACTTTTCCGAGAACAGGATCTTGTGTCTTTTCAGTAGGAGGTATCGGTGACGAAAGCTGACATATCCTAATGAGCGTCAACTCCACCAATAATCGTTTATTGTTACTGGCACGATAAGCGAGATCGCAATCATTACTAAGTTCC encodes:
- a CDS encoding choice-of-anchor Q domain-containing protein; protein product: MKRMLFYPVIFICSLLIMLQGCFDDEFTTNPANRLSFSTDSVKFDTIFTEKGTATMRFTVYNRSKKALKISSITLADAENSGFYINVDGRPGPDLSDVIVWEKDSIMIFVKANVNPTHKDLPQQIKDSIVFITNGVRQDVKLEAYGWDAIVMKGKELPAGNTTLNGNKPYLIYDSLVVTPEATLTLQPGAKLFFYDKAMLLVKGRLAAEGTAQNPVQFRGYRLDKLFSNLPYDYLAGQWGGIRFFKDSYENKMNQVRMRGSSYGIAIDSSDIDRTKLILSNSVIHNSATDLVQSNFSNIKAWNCQFSNAGGALIHQIGGRSEFIHCTLANYYNFDIISSAILSFEHLIDEGTSNVSANATFKNCIITGSYSLLSPTEITDSDISFLNCLFNVKGSDDQNFRECVWEADPKFINTGKDYIFDYHIGEGSDAIGKGNPQFLNADLRYDLEGHLRPQGTNPDLGAYQYIEKIE